A region of Oncorhynchus masou masou isolate Uvic2021 chromosome 29, UVic_Omas_1.1, whole genome shotgun sequence DNA encodes the following proteins:
- the LOC135519456 gene encoding uncharacterized protein LOC135519456 — translation MQGFGSRKQRPLFQSSVFCFFSLSLLCTSCSVTLCFAPVVLLLSALHQLFCYSDLHQLFCYSALHQLFCYSALHQLFCYSLLCTSCSVTLCFAPVVLLLCFAPVVLLLSALHQLFCYSALHQLFCYSLLCTSCSVTLLYTSCSVTLLCTSCSVTLCFAPVVLLLSALHQLFYYSDLHQLFCYSLICTSCSVTLLCTRCSVTLCFAPVVLLLCFAPVVLLLSALHQLFCYSALHQLFCYSLLCTSCSVTLCFAPVVLLLCFAPVVLLLSALHQLFCYSALHQLFCYSALHQLFCYSLLCTSCYVTLGFAPVLLLLCFAPVLLLLCFAPVLLLLSALHQLFCYSLLCTSCSVTFCFAPVFLLLCFAPVVLLLSALHQLFCYSLLYTSCSVTLSFAPVVLLLCFTPVVLLLSALHQLFCYSLLCTSCSVTLCFAPVVLLLCLCTLEAD, via the coding sequence ATGCAAGGGTTTGGAAGCAGAAAGCAGAGACCTCTCTTCCAGTCTTCTGTATTCTGTTtcttttcactctctctgcttTGCACCAGTTGTTCTGTTACTCTCTGCTTTGCACCAGTTGTTCTGTTACTCTCTGCTTTGCACCAGTTGTTCTGTTACTCTGATTTGCACCAGTTGTTCTGTTACTCTGCTTTGCACCAGTTGTTCTGTTACTCTGCTTTGCACCAGTTGTTCTGTTACTCTCTGCTTTGCACCAGTTGTTCTGTTACTCTCTGCTTTGCACCAGTTGTTCTGTTACTTTGCTTTGCACCAGTTGTTCTGTTACTCTCTGCTTTACACCAGTTGTTCTGTTACTCTGCTTTGCACCAGTTGTTCTGTTACTCTCTGCTTTGCACCAGTTGTTCTGTTACTCTGCTTTACACCAGTTGTTCTGTTACTCTGCTTTGCACCAGTTGTTCTGTTACTCTCTGCTTTGCACCAGTTGTTCTGTTACTCTCTGCTTTACACCAGTTGTTCTATTACTCTGATTTGCACCAGTTGTTCTGTTACTCTCTGATTTGCACCAGTTGTTCTGTTACTCTGCTTTGCACCAGGTGTTCTGTTACTCTCTGCTTTGCACCAGTTGTTCTGTTACTCTGCTTTGCACCAGTTGTTCTGTTACTCTCTGCTTTACACCAGTTGTTCTGTTACTCTGCTTTGCACCAGTTGTTCTGTTACTCTCTGCTTTGCACCAGTTGTTCTGTTACTCTCTGCTTTGCACCCGTTGTTCTGTTACTCTGCTTTGCACCAGTTGTTCTGTTACTCTCTGCTTTGCACCAGTTGTTCTGTTACTCTGCTTTGCACCAGTTGTTCTGTTACTCTGCTTTGCACCAGTTGTTCTGTTACTCTCTGCTTTGCACCAGTTGTTATGTTACTCTCGGCTTTGCACCAGTTCTTCTGTTACTCTGCTTTGCACCAGTTCTTCTGTTACTCTGCTTTGCACCAGTTCTTCTGTTACTCTCTGCTTTGCACCAGTTGTTCTGTTACTCTCTGCTTTGCACCAGTTGTTCTGTTACTTTCTGCTTTGCACCAGTTTTTCTGTTACTCTGCTTTGCACCAGTTGTTCTGTTACTCTCTGCTTTGCACCAGTTGTTCTGTTACTCTCTGCTTTACACCAGTTGTTCTGTTACTCTCAGCTTTGCACCAGTTGTTCTGTTACTTTGCTTTACACCAGTTGTTCTGTTACTCTCTGCTTTACACCAGTTGTTCTGTTACTCTCTGCTTTGCACCAGTTGTTCTGTTACTCTCTGCTTTGCACCAGTTGTTCTGTTACTCTGCTTGTGTACCCTG